Part of the Macrobrachium rosenbergii isolate ZJJX-2024 chromosome 2, ASM4041242v1, whole genome shotgun sequence genome is shown below.
cctcctacaggagttcccagacgtattcaaaccagagctatgCCAGTCActtggggcttcagcaaagcatggcatcttccatcacatcaccacaatgggcccaccaacccatgccaagttccaacGACTGTCCCCACAGAAATTACAAGACGCCAAATGGGCCTTCacagagatggaacggatgggcgtctgtaaaaaagcatcaagcctgtgggcttctcccctccacatggtaaagaaatccgatggttcatggaggccctgcggggactatcagcgtttgaatttactgacaacaccagaccactacctcctccctaacatgcaagacctgatgggCACCCTCCACAGAgcgaagattttctccaagatggacctgctgaagtcatacttccaagtccctgtacatcccttcgggagctacacattttcctattccacctttggtctcaggaacgcaagtgccacattccagcgcatgatggacaccatcttgggggatctgcctttctgcatctgctacatcgatgacattctcatcttctccaggtccccagaggaacacctttgccACGTCCACGCTGTCCTGAAACGTCTGCAGAACAGCGGAATggtcatcaggttcgacaagtgcattttcaggaaagaaaaagtagacttcctcagccacgagatttccccagcaggagtgcgccccatggcctctaaagtaaaagctatagagaacttcccgaaaccacaaaccatcatgGCCCTTCAGGAATTTCTCGGAATGATAAACTACTACTGACGTTTCATCCCAGATGTCGCCCACACTATAtaccccctgacatcaatcctgcTATAtaccccctgacatcaatcctgaagggcaaaccaaaaacactgacttgggaggctctgcagcagcaggcattcattgcaacaaagagagccctctccagtgccactaccttaactcaccacaaccccactgctgccctcaggttgacaacagatgccagcaacatcgcctgtggcgCAGTACTCGAGCAGCTTGTGAACGGCAttccccagcccttggccttcttcagccacaagttttcacCAGCAGAGatccgctacagcaccttcgacagagagctgcagGCTATCTTCCAGGCTGTGAGACACtccaagtacctgctggaggggaccaAATTCACAATCctgacagatcacaaacccttggtctgcaaggcaacagcggcacctgaccACTATCTCCAAATTCGGGTGCACCATTAACTACATCCCTGGCAGGAAAAACCCGGTGGCCGACTCCCTGTCGagggtagaaatcaattccctacacctcggcatcgactacaaagacctggcaagagaacaagcagcagacccagagacagcagactacaggacagcagtgacggctcttaagtgggaagacatgcccttagcaagctcgaacacaactctcctctgcgacaccagtaCAGGCCGCCCACACCCCCTAGTACCCACTTCGAGGAGAAGGCAGGTGTTTGACATAGTCCATGGTCTCTTCCATCCATCAGGCCGCACAATGGCGCGCCTCATGActaacaagttcgtctggcatggcatcaacaaggacattCGCCAgagggcaaggagctgcatcccatgccaggcgaGCAAAACGTCCCGACATACAGAGTCCAGGGTCagcgacttcccccagcctcgtCTCCGtttcagccacatccacatcgatgtcATCAGGCCCCTTCCGCAATCgagaggagccagatacctcctgactaTCATAGACCACTCCGCCCGCTGgcccgaggcaacccccatggaggaggcatcaacatcatcatgcgcagaggccctcctctccagttggatcagccgtttcggagtgccagacagcatcactacggacaggggtccagccttcctgtcagagctctgagtctccttggcacgcctgatgggtacaactctacacagcacaagggcctacaaccctgcagcaaaCAGCATGGTCAagagggcgcaccgctctcttaaggcagctctcatggcacgctgcaccagtgaaaggtggaaggaacagctgtactgggtcctgctgggtctccgcaccgcaccaaAGGCAAATGGCgacgcctcccctgctgagaaagacTATGGGGAGACACTGACCGTCCCCATAGAATTCTTCCCGCCATTAGCGAACAGCGTTGACAcacccctcccgaggttgagggaactcactCAGAAGTTTgtgccctgccataagaccttcacagacagaaccaccacctacagcccacctgccttacactacgtcttcgtcagggtggatgcCTGTtggccgcccttaaccaggccctaccgGGGGCCCCACCAAGTCATCAGGTGGGCCACCAAGGCATACCTCCATGACATCCACAggcgggaagactggatcaccatcgacaggctgaagccagcattcctgttggacagtgaAGTATGTTAGGAAGAAGGCAGgcaccccagagttccccctcagtacctccccgcAGACACACCTGCTCCCCCACCAAAGAGGGGTCCGGGGCGACCCAGGAAACACATCGAGCCAACTccagatgtcggttccaccccacgcccacagttctccaggagcagGGGCCCACTCCAACTGCCTCAGCGTCtgcgtgattaatgttattttcatccaataattgctcctctaatcatTATCTttgtggggggggagtatttgtaagggcatcaaatcgcctctcctttttATGTTTCTCccttcatacgtacattaatcacgtcatatatgttacttgttgatatttcagattttttatgtatctcattgtatgcaccACTGTACTTgacttttacatgttctgtaacgcattatatatgtctttttatgcctgttaacaaacacaaacaacacaacCTTCGTATGGACGCGGGGGGCGAGGGGgtgcctcaggtcgcccgctacctttccgtccgctttccgtattataaacacctgtcgagaataataaaggatcggtttttcacttctgacatttcttagACCTTACATgagcagaaggacttttaagaaaatgatattttaagccagttaaaaaacaaatgtTCCGTGTACGACATGTAATATACTTCCCAAAGTGCAGTAACACAGGAGGCCCACGAGAACTCAAGTCGGCGTGGAAGGAGCCACTTCGTAAAAAGGTAGACAAGTTCAGATATACACAATAGTGCAGAGATGTTCTGATATTTACACGGCGTACATAACATCTACACTAGCATAACACTTACAGAGTGAGAAAGTCTTCAGTTTGAAAGAAAGTCTTCAGTTTGAAAGGATATTCAAAATAATGGAGATTAGTTGTGCCACATTGGGGTACGTATAACATATGTGAGAGGTATCATGTATTAGCCTGTTTCTACTGTCAGAAGTATGGACATCTTGAGAAGGAATGCTAGTCATATAATGGTAATGAGAGTCTGTGGTAACTGTGCTGGTTATCATGTCACGAAGGAATATAGTTCAAATGCTGTCATGCATACGAATTGTACTTATCACAAGACAAGAAACCGACCGTTGGGTGAATACGAAAAACTGTAAAGCTTCGGGTgaggaaatacaaggaaaataacGGCAAATACAGATCATAAATACAAATGATAGTGTCTCGAAGTGCGGTGAATTAATTATCCTGTTTCAGTGGTAACATATTACAAATCGGAAAGATGATAAATGAGAAATCTTTTTATATGCTAGTTGTTGCTGAGACATGGCTTAACGACTTGGATACCGCTAAGACAGCTGGGGTGATCCCTGTAA
Proteins encoded:
- the LOC136843179 gene encoding uncharacterized protein, with the translated sequence MPLASSNTTLLCDTSTGRPHPLVPTSRRRQVFDIVHGLFHPSGRTMARLMTNKFVWHGINKDIRQRARSCIPCQASKTSRHTESRVSDFPQPRLRFSHIHIDVIRPLPQSRGARYLLTIIDHSARWPEATPMEEASTSSCAEALLSTNSMVKRAHRSLKAALMARCTSERWKEQLYWVLLGLRTAPKANGDASPAEKDYGETLTVPIEFFPPLANSVDTPLPRLRELTQKFVPCHKTFTDRTTTYSPPALHYVFVRVDACWPPLTRPYRGPHQVIRWATKAYLHDIHRREDWITIDRLKPAFLLDSETHLLPHQRGVRGDPGNTSSQLQMSVPPHAHSSPGAGAHSNCLSVCCSNTGGPRELKSAWKEPLRKKVDKFRYTQ